The Streptomyces tubercidicus DNA segment CGGTGACCTCGGCGGTGCGCCCGTCGGGTCCGGTCGCGATCCGGCGGGGTGCGTCGGCCCGCTCGACCCGCCATGTCTGCGGGGGCAGGTCGATATCCGCGGCGACTTCCCGCGGGCTCGGGTAGCGGATGTCGGGATCCTGGTTCCAGGACCAGGGCGCGGCCGAGCCGTGGTCGACGACCAGGAGTCGTCCGCCTGGGCGCAGGGCGAGCGCGGCCGAGCGCAGGACGGTTGCCCGGTCCAGGTCGAAGGGGGTGTGCAGGTAGTGGGCGCAGACCAGATCAAACCCGCCAGGCGGGAAGGAGGTGTGCAAGTCGGCTCGCTCGGTGGTGACGTGGTCGTCCAGGCCGTGTGAGCGGGCGAGGGCGGCGAGCCGCTCGACCGCCACTGCCGAGATGTCGACGGCGGTGACGTGCCACCCCTGGCGGGCGAGCCACAGTGCGTCGCCGCCGTCGCCGCATCCGAGGTCCAACGCGTCACCGGGCGGCAGGCCGGTCACCGTCTCGGTGAGGCGGGCATTCGGCCGCGGGCCGCCGGCTTCAGGTCGGGCCGCGTAGACGCCGTCCCAGAACGCGACCGCATCGGTGGTGCTCATCGAGGCTCCTTGTGTCGGTGGTGTGCACTCAGTCTTGCCAGGCATCTCACGACCTGGCACGGAATCTTGCGGTTACGGCAAGATGGCCCGATGGAGCGCAAGTTGGACGACGACGTGCTTGACGCGGTGGGGCCGCGCCTTCGTGCGCTGCGCCGTGCCCGCGGCATCACCCTCGCCGACCTCGCGGCGACGACCGGCGTGTCGGAGAGCACGCTGTCCCGGCTGGAGAACGGGCAGCGCCGGCCGAGCCTGGAGTTGCTGCTGCCGCTGGCCCGTACCTATGACGTGCCGTTGGACGACCTCGTCGGCGCCCCGCGCACCGGCGACCCCCGGATACACCTCAAGCCGATCCGGCGGTTCGGGATGACGTTCCTGCCGCTGTCCCGGCAACCGGGCGGGGTGCACGCGTTCAAGATGATCATCCCCGCCGTGCCGGAACCACTCGAACCGACCCCACAGACCCACGAAGGCTTCGAATGGCTCTATGTGCTCAACGGACGCCTGCGGCTCGTGACCGGTGAGCGCGATCTGACGCTGCCGCCTGGTGAGGCAGCCGAGTTCGACACCTCCTTGCCCCACTGGCTGGGCAGCGCCGACGGCGGCGTGGTGGAGCTACTCATCCTGTTCGGCCTGCAAGGGGTGCGTGCGCACCTACGCACCGACCCTCATTGACCGCCGCAGGCCGGGGCGGGTGGCCGTCCCGCTATCCCAGACGTTCCATCCAGTCCTCAGGGACGCGTCCCGCCGGGCCGGGGGTGGGCTGATCGGCGGGGTGGCTCTCGGGGGGTGCCAGGCGGGGGCCCGAGGCGTAGGTGTCTGAGGTCTCGTAGTTGAAGAACCAGGATTCGCCCGGTTCGAAGCTGCGGATGACCGGGTGCCCGGTGGCCCGTGTGTGGGCCGTCGCGTGCTTGGCGGGGGAGTCGTCGCAACAGCCGATATGACCGCACTGTGCGCAGCGTCGCAGGTGGAACCACCAGCCGCCGGCGGCCTCGCACTCGGCGCAGCCGGGTCCGCTGGGTGGGACCGAGGGGTCGATGCCGTTCGGGGAACTCATGAGGACTCCTGTGGGGGAGGGGGTTCGGCGGAGGACAGCGGGAGACGTACCTGGAAGCGGGTGTCGCCGGGGACGGACTGGAACCGCAGGTCGCCCTGGTGTTTGTTGGCGACGATGCGCCATGAGATGTCCAGGCCGAGACCTGTGCCGTCACCCACCGGTTTGGTGGTGAAGAACGGGTCGAAGACGCGGTCGCGGATCTCCGCGGGGATGCCGGGGCCGGTGTCGCGGAACTCGACGAGCAGATGGTCGCCGTCACGCGCGGTGCGTACGGTCAACGTCCCGTCCGTGCCGGTGCTGTTCATCGCCGAGACCGCGTTGTCGATCAGGTTCGTCCATACCTGATTGAGCTCGCTGGGGTAGGCCGGGATCTTCGGCAGGCTGCGGTCGTAGTCCTTGACGACGGTGATGTGCGGGCCGATCTTCGCGGAGACCATCAGCAGGGTGCTGTCCAGCAGTTCATGCACATCGGCGACCTGATGGGGCGCCCGGTCGAGTTGCGAGTACTGCTTGGCCGCGGTGACCAGGGCCGAGACGCGGTTGGTCGAGTCCTCGATCTCGTTCATCAACAGCTCGGTTTCCACGGTGTAGTTGAGCCACCGCACGGCCCCTTCGAGAGTGTCCGCGTCCACCGCCGCGGCGACCTGGTCCAGCCAGTCGGCGTCGAGACCGGCTTGGACGAAGGTCGGCGCGAGCTGCCAGCCGTCCGCGATGCCGTGGTCGTCCAGCCAGTCGGCGAGGGCGTCCTCCCGGTCCGCGGCCTCCAACGGGCTCAGCGTGGCGGCCTTGGCGACGCGTTCGGCCGTGCGCTCCGCGACGTTGATGAGCGCCTCCAGACTTTCGCGCCGGTACGGGCGTGCCGCGATGAGACCGAGCTTGTGGCGCATCCCCGCGACCCGCTCGCGGAGCGCGGAGGTGGCGCGCACGGCCGCGGTGGCGGGGTTGTTCAGCTCATGGGTCAGCCCGGCGGACAGCGACCCCAGAGCCAGCAGCCGTTCCCGCTGGCCGACGGCCTCCTGGGTGCTCTTGGTGCCGAAGAAGAGCCCTTCGAGCAGATGCACGGCCATGGGGAACCACTCACGCATGATCGCGGCGAAGGCCTCCGCGGGCAGCACGAAGAAGCGGGACGGCTCGATGACACGCAGGGAGCTGTTGTACACCTGCCGCAGACGGTCACCCAGGTATGCCTGGAAGGCTCCCGCGTACACCCCGCGCTCGGAACTCCGGGTGATCTCCACGTCGTACTCCCCGATCCGCCGCGAGAGTACGACGGTCCCTTCGAGCAGTACGTAGAAGCAGGTGGCGTCGTCGCCCTCCCCGTACACGGGCCCGGGGTTGAACTCCTCCACCCGGCCTTCGCGGCAGAGCCGGTCGATCTGGTCGGCGGCCAGCTTCTCGAACAGGAACAGCGAGCCGAGTTCCGCCCGGCTGCACGGCATCGGCCGGCTGTTCATGACTGCTCCAGATACCGGTGGGCGAGCATGACCGCCATCGCTCCCTCACCCACGGCGGACGCGACACGCTTGGCGGACTCGGCGCGGGCGTCCCCGGCCACGAACACGCCCGGGACGTTGGTTTCCAGGTGGTAGGGCGGCCGGTCCAACTCCCAGCCGGCCGGCGGGCGCCCGTCCGCGGTCAGATCGGGGCCGGTCAGAATGAACCCGCGGGAGTCCCGGAGCACCGTGCCCTCCAGCCAGTCGGTCAGCGGTGCCGCGCCGATGAAGACGAACAGCCACTGGGTGTCGACGAGTTCGGTGTCGCCGGTCACGGTGTCGCGCAGGGTGATCTGTTCCAGCTGATGCGCACCATGGGCGGCGTCGACCACCGAGTTGGTACGCACCGAGATCGTGGGCGACTCGTCCACCTGCTGGATGAGGTAATGCGACATCGACGTCGACAAGGACGGCTTTCGCACCAGAAGGTTCACCGACTTGGCGCTCCGGGACAGGTAAATCGCGGCCTGGCCCGCGGAGTTGGCCCCGCCGACGATATACACGTCGTGGCCTTGGCACGCGGCCGCTTCGGTCAGGGCCGAGCCGTAGAACACCCCGCAGCCGGTCAGCTCGGTCACCCGCGGCGCATCGAGCTGCCGGTACGACACGCCGGTCGCGAGAATCACCGAGTGCGCGGCGACAGCGGAGCCGTCCGAGAACCGGACGACGCGCGAAGCGCCGTTGACCTCCAGCCCGGTGACCTCGCGCGCGGTCAGTATCTCGGCGCCGAACTTCGCTGCCTGACGCCGGGCCCGGTCGGTGAGCTGCGCCCCGGACACGCCGTCGGGAAAGCCGAGATAGTTCTCGATGCGCGAGCTCTGGCCCGCCTGGCCGCCGGTCGCGGAGCGCTCCACGAGGACGGTGCGCAGGCCCTCGGAGGCCCCGTACACCGCCGCACCCAGACCGGCCGGTCCACCGCCGATGACGACGAGATCGTAGAAGTCGGTTGTCGGTGTCGTCGCGAGGCCGACCCGGGTGGCCAGCTCGCGATCCTCGGGTTCGATCAGCGACGCGCCGTCCGGCGTGATCACCAGCGGGAGCCGCAAGCCCTCCTCGCCCGCGGCGCACAGCAGCCGCCGGCCTTCCGGATCCTCGGACGAGTACCAGCGGTACGGCACCTGGTTACGGGCCAGGAAGTCCCGTACCGCCGACGACCGCGCCGACCAGCGGTGTCCGACGACCTTGGTGACGGCCACCGCCCGGTGGTCGGTGGCCCGCCAGGCCTGCAGCAGATCATCGAGGACGGGGTAGAGCTTCTCCTCGGGCGGCTCCCAGGGCTTGAGCAGGTAGTGGTCAAGATCGACGAGGTTGATCGCGTCAATGGCCGCATTGGTATCCGCGTACGCGGTCAGCAGGACCCGCCGGGCCTCGGGGTAGATGTCGAGCGCCTGCTCAAGGAACTCGATGCCGTTCATCTCCGGCATCCGGTAGTCGGCCACGATCACCGCTACGGGACCGCCGCGCAGCTTCAGCTCACGCAGCGCGTCAAGGGCGGACGCGCCCGACTCCGCGCGGACAATCCGGTACGACGCGCCGTAGCGCCGCCGAAGATCGCGGGCGACCGCGCGCGAGACGCCCGGATCGTCATCCACGGTCAGGATGACGGTCCGCGCCGGGCTGGCCGCCTGCTCCATAGGCATCCCGTCCCCGGGTCGATCACCTTTCCGCACCGCCTTGACGCGCGTCCTGGCACGCCCAAACGCCGGTGCGCCGGTACGTCGATGCACCGGCACCTCGGCAATGTCCATCCTATGCGTGATTGTCATCCTTTGCGGCCCGCGATCGGGCTCAAGATCACCCGCCAAACGGCGCTGCCGCGCGCCTGCCCCATGCCTCCTGCCACAGGCACTTAAATATCGGACCGTGACTAAAGACCCGCAGCGCTTCACGATCTTGTTGGTCCCGGAACATGTGGAGGACAGAGGCGGCGCCTCCGTGGAGGACTCAGCCGTACGATCCGCGGTCGTCGAGGCGACGGGCGAAACAGGCGCCTCGGGCTACCCCCGCTACGCCGGCCACGGAATCGTCGCCGACATCGACCCCCGTACGAACACGGTCGAGGCATTGCTCGTCGACGGCTCGGAGCTGGATTACGGACTGACCGCTTTGGTGACGTCCTGATCGCAGCGCCGGCCTGAAAGTCCTTGTGCCCACATCAGTACCTGGACTGTGGTTTACGGCCAAAAGTATGGATTGTGACGTACAAATGACGGGTTGATGCGGCATCGGCTTGTCTGTTCTGTGGGGATTGATAGGGGGAGGAATGCGGATGAGGCGGGCATAGGGTTTGAAGTGAAGTGGTGGGAGGTGGCAGGGGTGCGGGGTGGGCCAGTGGCCGGAAAGGTCGACGGTGGGGACCTCGGGTTGCGGCGACCTGATAGAAATCGAGCGCGGTGCGACGACTCCGCGTTTCTCGCGCTGCGGCCGATTCCAGGCTCTTCGGTCTGACCTGGGGGAATGCCCCAGTAGTCAGGCTTACATGGCATGACGGGGGGTCAGAGGTGAGTATTTCTTCAGGGGCCGGATGTGCCCCATATGTGGCTGTGGTGAATAGCGAGAGGCAGTGTTCTCGGTCGCTGTTCTCTGTCGCTCGAATTCATGGAAACGCCGATGGGTGGGGCGTCGAATGCGGTCCGGTCGGCCGACAAGTGCGGCGGCCCCCGTCGTGGCCGCGAAACCGCTATCCGAACTGACATGAAGTCGGCGGGTGTGGTGTCGGTCGTGGCCTGGGCCCACAGCGGATAGCGGCTGCCATACAAGAAACGCCGTATGCACCGGAGTTTGTCATGCCCTCGGCGGCGGCGTACGGGGCGCGGTCCGCAGGAGCCCGTCCGTGGCTGCGGCCCGCATCTCCCGCCACGCCCCTCAGCGACCAGGAGGACACTCCCTTGACCGGTCAGACGCGCACCACACGGTCCATGCTCTCGCGGGGGCTCTCGATCCTGGCCTGCTTTCGCCCGGGGGACTCCGAGCTGGCCCTGTCCGAACTCGCGCGCCGCGCCGACCTGCCCAAGCCGACCGCGCACCGTCTGATAGCCGAACTCGTCGACGCGGGCATGCTGGAGCGCGGGGACCGGGGCCTGCGCCTGGGACTCAGCCTGTTCACGCTGGGCACGCGCGTGCCCCGGCAACGCATGCTGAGTCAACTGGCACATCCGCATCTGAAGCGGATGCATGACCTGACCCGGCAGAGCGCGTTCCTGTTCCTCCCGAACGGCCTCGACCCCGTCATGGTGTGCGGGGTGCTCGGCGGCCGGGGGGCCGAACCCGGCACCGGCGCCCCGGCGGAGAGCGAGGCGGCGGCGTGCGCGGTGGCGAAGCTCCTCCGGGTTCACCGCGCCCGGCTCGCCACCGCCGGTGCCGGTCGTGTCGAATGGCGGGGGCCGCGCCGCGCCGTGCGTGAGCCGTCGGCGGAGGAACTGGCCCGGGTAGCGGAACAGGGCTTCGCGATCGCGCGCTGCGGACCGGAGACGGTGGCGATCGCCGCGCCCGTGCTGGACGCTTCCGACGCGCTGATCGCCGCGCTGGCCGTCGCGGGTCCCCGCGAGCGGATGCACCCCGCCCGGATGGCTGCGCACCTTCGGGCCGCCGGGGTGGGGCTTTCGCGCGCGTTGCGTAGCTCCTCCGGACCGGTTCCGGTGCCGTGAACCGCTGGTCCGAGAGTCGCTGGTCCGTGAACCGCTGGTCGGTGAACCGTCGGTCCGTGCGCTGCTGGTCCGTGAACCGCTGGTCCGTGCGCCGTCGGATCCTGTCTGTCATCCGGCACCGGCCCGGCCGCGCGCGTCCGGCACCCTGCGACAGTGCCCGGGACACCCATGTACTGGTCAAGCCGGACGGTGTCAGCCGGGGGCTGGCGCCGGAAGTGGTCCGGGCCTTGCGGCAGGCCGGACTGACCGTCGAAACCGTCGGGCATCTCCGGCTGACCCGGGCACAGGCCGAGCGCTGGTACCCGGAGAAGCTGAACGAACCGGATGGCTTCCGCACGCTCGCCTACCTCTCCGAGGGGCCCATGCTGTTGCTGGCAGTCGTCGGGGATGACGCGTTGCGCCGTACGCGTCGCGTCAAGAAGGACATCCGCCGCAGGTTCGGGACGGACGAGCGGCGCAATGTCGCCCACTGCCCGGAGACGCGCGGTGAACGGGACCACGAGCGGGGCGTGTTCGGTCCTCTCGTACGGCCGTGTCGGTAGGAGGTGCTGCACCGGCCCGCCGACCCGCGTTGGACCCGCCGGTCCCGTACCCGCCCCGCCATTCACCCACGTCGGAAGACCACCTGCGCCGAAAGCCGCTCCAGCCCACCCGCCTCCTCTCGCACCCGCTCCACGGCGTGCCAGCTCTCCTCGCCCCGTACGAGGAGCACCCCGGTGTTGGCGACCGGAGCGACCCGCCGCACCACATCGGCACCGGACGAGGAACCCAGCAGTAGCAGATCACCGCCCCGCCCCGTGGGCCACGCTTCGTTGAAGTACAGGACGTGGGTGACCAGCTTCTCCGGCTTGTCGACATGCGGGTCCAGCCAGCAACTCCCGCCGTAGCGCCAGACGTTCACCTCGACGGGAGCGTCACCGACCGGCAGACCGGTCAGCCCGGCGACGGCCGTACGGTAGGCCGGCCCCGTGACCTCGGCGACCAGCCGCCGCCAGGGTCCGGCGAGCCCGGCGGCGCCGGCCTCCGCGTCGTCCACCGGGTGCAGCTGGCGGTGGTACATCGCGTACGACTTGTCCGTACCCGTGCGCGTGACCATCCGGAACCCGTCCCGGGGAAACGTCTCGCGCAGCGCTCTCGCCTCGGCGGGCGCGAAGGTGTCGTGGACGTGGTACCAGCGGAACGGGGCGTCCTCGGCCGTTGTGTGGTCGAAGGAGACCAGCGGTGTGCTCAACAGGTCTCCCCGGCAGGCAACGGTTCGGGTGCGCGGGGCACCAGCTCCTTCTCCACGTCGAAGAGGAAGTGCTGAAGGTCGGCCGACCCCACCGCGTAATGGCAGTACTCACGCCGGATCCGCTCCAGCGCGGCATGTGCCGTCGTCCCGCCCAGGACCACGTCCAGGCAGCACAGCACGGTCCCGGTGCGGCCGTGCCCGCCGAAGCAGGCCACCTCCACCGTGGCACCGTTCTCCAGTGCCGCGGCGGCCTCCTTGATCCGCCGCACCAGCAGCGATCTCTCCACCGGCGCCTCCAGCGTGGGCCAGTACACGAAGTACGGGGTGCGGGCGTCCGTCTCGCCGCGCCAGCGCTCGTCGAGGTAGAGGCCGATGTCGGCCGGTTCGGCGTACGGCGCGTGCCGGCGGCGTTCCTCACTGTCCAGCGAGGTTCCCCACACCTCGTACCCGCCGACGCGGTAACGGGTCCTCCAGTGACGGTCTTTCATGACGTCCTCATGTCTTCCCTCTCGTCCTGTACCGGCGCTCGCCTGCCGACGCCCGCCCCCGGGATCCAGTAGCCCGCTGTGTGGTATTCGTCCGGGCCGAAGGCCGTTTTGAAACGGGTCACCGAGGTGCCGGGGTAGGTGTCTCCCATGTGGAGCGCCCGTGCGCCGTGTGCGCAGGCGTCCTCGATGACCAGGTGCAACAGGTACGGCGCGGCGTAGGTGGGCGCGGCCCGGTCCTTGTCCATGGCCCCTTGCCAGTAGACGACGTACGGCCCCTGGTAGAGCGCCACCACCGCCGCGGCCGCCTGTCCGCCATGGCGGGCCAGCCACACGCGGCAGTGCGGACCCAAGTGGTCGGCGACGGCGGTGAACTTCGACAGCGGGTTCTTCGCCCGTACCCGTCGGCGCACTTCGCCCGCCGGCTGGTCCGACTGGCGGTCCCAGCGGTCGAGCGACAGCTCGAAGAGCCGGTCGAACTCCGGGAGGAGCCGGCCCGAGCCATCGTGTTCGACCGTGAGTCCGGCCCGTTCGGCGCGCCGTACGGCGGAGCGCAGCGTGCCCCGGAAGCGGTGGCGCCACACATGGTCGAAGCCGCCGTCGAGCGGCAGGATCTGCGCCATCCGCGGATTGCGCCGGGTACCTGGTGGAACCAGTGCGTCCCATATCGCTGTCGACGTGGGGGACGGCCGCAGGTAGACGCGGTCCGCGGGCAGGGACGCCAGGTCGCGCAGCACGGTCCTCGCGCGGTCGGGAGTGAGCGCGTCGGGAGCCCCGAGCACACCGCCCACGCCCCACCCCTCCGGCCATGACGCGTACTCCGCAACACTCCCGGCCGCGGAGCGCACCAGCGGCACCAGCAGCCTGGTGCCATCGGGCCAGAGGTAGAGGCGCGTCGCGTCCCGCCAGCCGTGTGCGCACACGGCCGATCGCCATCCCGGCGTCTGGCTCGGCAGGACGTCCGGGCCTGCCTCGGCGAGTGTCTCGTACCACTCGTGATCCGGTACCGGGGTACGGACCTGGACGCCGTCCGTCGGCGCGGGGGCGCTCATGGACGGCCCTCTGGCACATCGCCCGGGTCGGCCGGTGGTCCGGGGCGAGCGGGGGTGGGTGTGGGTGCGGGTGCCGGTGCAGGTGCGGTCAGCAGTCCACGTACCTGTGCCAGGTCGTTCGCCGCCACGTCCAGCGCCAACAGCGCGTCCTGGATGCTGTTATGACGCTCCGTCACTTCGGTCAGCCAACGCGCCATCGTCACCGGAGACGTACGCAGCCGGGAGAGGTACTCCTCACGGGTGTGGCCGCGCCGTAGCCACTTGTCCTTGAAGCGGTCGGCCTTGGCGACCAGGTCGGTCATCCCGGCGGCGTAGTCGGCGGCGATCTCGTGCGGGGGCGCGCCGGCCAGCGCCAGCAGGGCGGCCACGACCACACCCGTGCGGTCCTTGCCGAAGTGGCAGCTCAGCAGGAAGGGGCGGTCCGCCGCCCCGGCGAGCTCCCGGAACAGGAGCGGCCAGCTCCCGGGGGTCGCCTCGGTCAGGATGCCGTGCAGGTAGCGGGTGCGGTCGGCGATGCCGGGCCGCCGCGCGGCGATGGTGTCACGCGGATAGCCGGTGAGCGGAGTACGCAGCCAGCGCACGCCGTGGGCGAACAGTCCGCTCGGCGGCCCGTAGCGCGCCACCTCGGAATCCGAGCGGAGGTCCAGTACCGAGGCCAGGCCGTGCTCTGCGACGAGCGCACCGGCTTCGTCCGCCGTGAACGCGGTGAGGTCACCGGACCGGTGCAGAATGCCGGGCCGCAGACCGGATACCCGCGGCATGCGGTAGTTGATGCCCGGGGCGGCGAACACGGCGCTCACCGGGCCCGGCCCGGCAGGGCGAGCGCCGCGGCGAGCTCGTCCCAGAAGCGCGGGAAGTCGGCGTTGACGTCCGGGCCGTAGCGGACCCGGACGCACGGCAGGGCGCGGAGTGCCGCGAGGACGCCCGCGCGGATGGCGGGCTCCGGGCGTGGCCGTGGCAGCAGCCCGAGGTAGTCGGTGTAGTGCCGCAGGTCCGGTCCGGACAGCAGGGCGCCGTCGAGCGCGTCCGTCCGGCCGGTGACGGTTTCGATCCGCCAGCCCCTGCGGTCCCGCTCCGCCTGTGGCAACACGAGGCCCGCCGGGTGCGTGTCGGTGGCCACGGTGGCTCCGGTCAGTGCGGTGAACTCGTCCAGATCCGCGCGGATTCGCTTCCGGCCTTCGGGTGCGGTGCTCCAGGCGGTGTCGGTGAACTCCCGCTGGGTGCCGCAACCGTGGCGTCGCAACGATGCGCGCTCGAAGGCAGCGCGGGCCGGATGCCCGGCGAGCAGGGCCGTGGCGATGCCGATGCGTTTCGGCCACCCCCGCAGGGTCGGCGGGCCGCCGCGCCGATGTGCCCAGGCGACGAGGGTGTCATCGGACACGAAGTCCGCGCCGCACAGGGTGACGGCGAGGAAGGCCAGCGAGGACTTGCCCCGGTGCTTGGGCCCCAGCATCAGCACCGAGGACCCCTTCACCGCCACAGCCGATCCGTGCAGGAACACCGCTCCACGACCGGTGAGTTGCGCCCCGAGCAGCGTGCCCAGCAGCCGTACGACGGCCCGTACGGAGGCGGGCCCCGCGTCCGGCGCCTCGACGGATACCGCTGCGGTGCCGGGCGTCGCGGTGACGACGAGGGGTGCGCTGTCGGCCTCGCCGTCGCGCAGCAGCACGGTGCGGTCGGCGGAGCGCTCCAGGACGACGAAGCGGGGCCCGTCCGGGTGCACCAGCAGTTGTGGTGCGGTGTCCAGCTCCTGCGGGCCGGGCAGGGTGGTGGTCCGTGCTGTGACGGTCAGGCGCGGGGCCGTCGAGGACACGGTGTCGCCCACCTCGAACAGGGGGTGCACCAGGGCGCTGATCGCCGCCCGGAGGCCGGGGAGCGCACTGTGCACGGTCAGTTCCGCCGGTGGAAGGGTGAGCCGGAAGGTCTCGGCGGCCGTACGCGGACCCGTCGGACGGGGGCCGGTCTGCGGGGATGCGGCGGTGACGGGCATGGGCCTCCTTCGTCGGGTGCGTGGCGGCGCGAGGGCTCTGCGGGGCCTGACGGTTTGAGGGGGTGAAGGCTCGATGGCGTGAGGGCTCGATGGCTCGACTGGTGTGACCGTTTGATGGTGGCTGACCCGAGGGGGCCGGAGAAGGCGGTGTTCCCCCACGTGGAACGGTGATCTGCGCGGTTCGCCGAATTCCCGCCTGGCGGAACGCGGGAGGCGCCCCGAGGTTCCGGTGGCATGGATAGGGTGCGGTGCGTGATCGAGATCGTGGAGTACCGCGATGCCTGGCCGACTCTCTTCGCGGAGCTGGGATGCCGACTGCGTCGCGGGCTCGGGGAGGTCGCACTGCGCATCGACCACATCGGCTCCACTGCAGTGCCGGGGCTGCGGGCGAAGCCCGTGATCGATATCCAGGTGTCCGTCGCCGCGTTCGAACCCGCCGACTTCCGCGCACCACTGGAGGCGGCGGGGTTCGCGTTCCGCGCCGACAACCCCGACCTGACCAAACGGTACTTCCGCGAGACCTCCGGCCCCCGTACCCATGTGCACGTCCGGCGGGCGGGCAGCTTCGCCGAGCAGTTCTGCCTGATGCTGCGCGACTACCTCCGGGAAAGCCGCACGGACGCGGAGCTGTACGGAGCGCGGAAGGCGCTGCTGGCCGAGCGGCACGGCACGGACCGGCGTGCCTATACGGCGGAGAAGTCCGCCCTGGTATGGGAGTTGGTCCGCCGGGCCGACGAGTGGGCGCAGGCATGTGGCTGGCAGCCCGGTCCCAGCGATGCCTGACTGGCGCCTGGCCGATGCCTGGCCTATGCCTGGTCGATGCCGTCAGGCGTCCGGGTCAGCCCGCTAGTCGTTGCGGCCGAGTGGCGTCGTGACGACCGTGAGGAACACAGTGAGGGCGGTGACGGCCGCATCGGGGCCGGTCGGCATCGGGCCGGCCAGTGTGAGGACCATGGCCGAGAGCACCAGGGCG contains these protein-coding regions:
- a CDS encoding GrpB family protein, with protein sequence MIEIVEYRDAWPTLFAELGCRLRRGLGEVALRIDHIGSTAVPGLRAKPVIDIQVSVAAFEPADFRAPLEAAGFAFRADNPDLTKRYFRETSGPRTHVHVRRAGSFAEQFCLMLRDYLRESRTDAELYGARKALLAERHGTDRRAYTAEKSALVWELVRRADEWAQACGWQPGPSDA